CAAGAGGTGATCGGAGTGCAACATCTTGTCATCATTGAGTATTTCGGACGACTCCTCTTGCGAGCTGTTCAAGAGGCGATCGGGCGCCAACACCTTGGAATCAATAAGGATTTCACACAAGTACCCCCATGGCGCTGTTTCAAGAGACGATTGCCCGGAGGAAGGACTGTGTGGCGTTGGGGACGTTGGGGCCCGGAGTGCTTGGCACGCCGTGCGTCGTGCGTCCCGGTAGGGGTTCCAGAGGACGAGGGCATCTCCGCCGGAAGTTGAGGCTGACCTGAGGCTGCCGCGACCGGTGACACCTGCCCAAGGTTGTGCTATGGTCATGCCAGGGCCGGGGTATGCATTGGCGCTCCACGAAGGCGTCTGATACCGTGCCCGGCAGCCGGGCCGGCGACGGGCTGCTCTCTGCCCCCGGGACGGTGATCCGCTTCGCGGTGGACGGATTCCGATGGCTAGCGATGACATCCGTTGGCGCCAGCGCTTTATGAACTTCCAGAAAGCCCTTGGCCAGCTGCAGAGGTTCGTCGACAAGGACGAGCTGTCGGACCTGGAGGTGCAAGGCCTTGTCAAGGCCTTTGAATACACGTACGAGCTGGCCTGGAACGTCCTCAAGGACTTTCTGGAGTATCAAGGCCACACCGACCTTTTCGGTTCCCGAGATACCATCCGCAGGGCTTTTCGTGTGGGCCTGATCGAGGACGGCGATTCCTGGATGGATATGCTGGGTAGCCGCAACCGCACCTCGCATACCTACAACGAGGAGACGGCCAAGGAGATCCAAGAGGCTGTTTTGAAGACCTATTATCCGCTGTTCCGTCGTCTGCAGGTGCGGCTGCAGACCCTGCCCGGGGAATGATCGGAGGGACGCACCCTCGGCTGTCGCGCTGGGAGGCCCGATGCCGTACGGCTTAGCCGGGGAGACCCTGGAGAGAATCGTGGCGGTCCTCTCGCGGCACCAGTCGGTGGAGCGGGCCGTCTTGTACGGCTCCAGGGCCAAAGGCACCCACAGGCCGGGATCCGACATCGACTTGGCCCTCAGCGGTGCAGGCCTGGATCTGCAGTCCCTGAATCGGATTTGTCTTGATCTGGACGACCTGCTTCTGCCCTATACCTTTGACGTCTCCCTGCTCGACCGCATGGTGAATCCGCAGCTGAAGGCCCACATCGAACGGGTGGGCCAGGAGTTCTACGTGCGGGAGGCCCGAGCCATCACCAGGCCGACGGGTCGCCCTGTCACGCCGGCTGGGCTCTTGTTGCCGAATTCCGGCAGGTGGGATATCTGACAAGCCTCCTTGTCCGGCAGACGGCCCTCAGAAAGGTGGGATTTGTGGCCCCCTCGTTGCCCTTTTCCGAGAAGAACGAGCCATGTACCCCGCACACGCGCGACAAAGGTATCTCTACGATGAGCTTTGCTCCCTGCCGGAGGGTATCACCGGTGAGATCCTGAACGGACAACTGCACACCCAGCCCCGTCCCAGTGGTCGCCACGGGGTGGTGGCGCGGGCACTGAGCCTGGATTTGGCCGGTCCCTTCGATTTCGGACGCGGTGGCCCCGGTGGCTGGTGGATCCTGCTGGAGCCGGAGGTCCATTTTGTCCGGGATCAGGAGGTGGCGGTGCCGGATGTGGCTGGCTGGCGGCGGGAACGGATGCCGGCGGTTCCCGACGATCACCGCTTCGAGGTGGTGCCCGACTGGGTATGCGAGATCCTGTCGCCCGGTACGGTGAGCAAGGACCGTATCGTCAAGCTGCCCCGTTACGCCCGCTATGGCGTGGGGTTCGCCTGGCTGATCGACCCGATTGCCCGCACGTTGGAGGCCTTTGAGCTGCGTGATGGTCTCTGGGTCCTGATCGCCGCCCTGCAGGACGATGTGCCGGTTTGTGTCCCTCCCTTTGCCGCTGTCACCTTCGCTCTGGCCGACTTGTGGACTTGAGCCTCAGAAGACACCGCCTCGCCGCCCACCTTGTCATTTTGTCCCCATGATGGGGCTGGGAGCACGGCATGCGGGGTCCTCGTCGCCGCCGGTGCTCAAAGGGAGCATAGGAGCAGGCGGGCTGCAGCAATCATCCCTCGGCCTCTGGCCAGAGCCTGGGAAACAGGAAGCGTAGCCCTCTGAGGGGCACCGCGAAGGCCACCGGCGCCCGGGACGAGGCGGCGGTGAGCAGGCCCCAGTCCAGGAGGCTGGCCAACACTCGCCGGCCGGTGCGCGGCGGCAGGCCGGTCATGGCCATGAAGCGTGCCCGCTCGACCTTTCCGATTGCGGCCGTGTAGAGGAGAGCTTCCAGGGCCTCCAGCCTGACGAGGGACCGCTCGCTGCCCATGTCCCAGGGGTGGGCGGCGAGACGGCGCAGCAGGTCGGCCAGCCGCTCCCGCATGCTGGCCAGGTCGAGCATGGTGCGCATGAAGCGCACCTGATCGATGCAGACCCCGAGGAAATAGCTGGCGAAGGCGAGCAACTCCTCCTGGGAGAGAGCGCCGCGGCCATCGAGGTCGTTGCGGCGGGGCAGGTCCGCGTTGTTGAGGCGGGCGTAATAGCTGTCACGGCTGCGCGCCAGGCCACGAAGCGGTGACCACAATCCCTGGCTGAGGCCGAAAGCGTGGAAGGCCAGATGGCTGTGGAGTCGAGCAACACGGCCGTTGCCATCGACGAAGGGATGGATCCAGAGCAACCGGTGGTGCGAGCAAGCCACCCCGATCACCGGCAGCTCGCTGCCGGCAAGCCCCCGATACCCCTGCCCCCAGCCGGCCAGCAGGCCGGGAACGCTGGCGTGGGGCGGCGCCAGGTGGCGGCCGGCCGTGACATCCTGCTGGCGAAACGCGCCCGGAACGATGCCTTGGCCTTCTTCCGTCTCGCGGTCTCCAGGCGGCAGACGGTCATACAGGGAACGATGGATGGCCGTGACCCAGGAGGGATCGTAGCAGGATTCCCGGCGGACCGCCTGCTCCAGCGCTTCCTCGGCCGCCATGTGCGCCAGGGCCAGCCGCTGCTTTTGGGCCTGCCGGAGATCGGCGTCGAACTGGGCGGCCAGGGCCCGCTCGATGTCGGCCGGTCGCGTGTGCTGCCCTTCGATCTGGTTGGTGTAGTACGAGGTCATGGCCCGCAGGCGCGGGCGCAGCGCGCCGGTGAGGGGACCTCCGGCCTGGCTGGAAAGCCGGTGGCAATCGGCCACCAGGGCCGCCGCCTGCTCCAGGAGGGGGGCAAGGAGGCGC
This is a stretch of genomic DNA from Thermodesulfobacteriota bacterium. It encodes these proteins:
- a CDS encoding nucleotidyltransferase substrate binding protein; the encoded protein is MASDDIRWRQRFMNFQKALGQLQRFVDKDELSDLEVQGLVKAFEYTYELAWNVLKDFLEYQGHTDLFGSRDTIRRAFRVGLIEDGDSWMDMLGSRNRTSHTYNEETAKEIQEAVLKTYYPLFRRLQVRLQTLPGE
- a CDS encoding nucleotidyltransferase domain-containing protein, which gives rise to MPYGLAGETLERIVAVLSRHQSVERAVLYGSRAKGTHRPGSDIDLALSGAGLDLQSLNRICLDLDDLLLPYTFDVSLLDRMVNPQLKAHIERVGQEFYVREARAITRPTGRPVTPAGLLLPNSGRWDI
- a CDS encoding Uma2 family endonuclease, which encodes MYPAHARQRYLYDELCSLPEGITGEILNGQLHTQPRPSGRHGVVARALSLDLAGPFDFGRGGPGGWWILLEPEVHFVRDQEVAVPDVAGWRRERMPAVPDDHRFEVVPDWVCEILSPGTVSKDRIVKLPRYARYGVGFAWLIDPIARTLEAFELRDGLWVLIAALQDDVPVCVPPFAAVTFALADLWT
- a CDS encoding Fic family protein, with product MTDLAVMQPLMPEARLLAPLLEQAAALVADCHRLSSQAGGPLTGALRPRLRAMTSYYTNQIEGQHTRPADIERALAAQFDADLRQAQKQRLALAHMAAEEALEQAVRRESCYDPSWVTAIHRSLYDRLPPGDRETEEGQGIVPGAFRQQDVTAGRHLAPPHASVPGLLAGWGQGYRGLAGSELPVIGVACSHHRLLWIHPFVDGNGRVARLHSHLAFHAFGLSQGLWSPLRGLARSRDSYYARLNNADLPRRNDLDGRGALSQEELLAFASYFLGVCIDQVRFMRTMLDLASMRERLADLLRRLAAHPWDMGSERSLVRLEALEALLYTAAIGKVERARFMAMTGLPPRTGRRVLASLLDWGLLTAASSRAPVAFAVPLRGLRFLFPRLWPEAEG